The genomic window GCCTCCGGCAGGCGAGCAGAGCAGCATGCCCACGCGTACACCATCGGCACCAAATTGGGCAATCAAGTCCAGAGGATCGGGTGAGTTGCCTAATTGCTTGCTCATTTTACGGCCTAGCTTGTCGCGCACCATGCCGGTAAAATATACATTTTTAAAAGGGTAAGTGCCTTTAAATTCGTAACCGGCCATTATCATTCGCGCCACCCAAAAAAAGATAATGTCGTGTCCCGTCACCAAATCGTTGGTGGGGTAGTAGTAGTCAATCTCTTTATTGTCGGTGTTAAAACCGTCAAATACCGAGATGGGCCATATCCATGATGAGGCCCAGGTGTCAAGCACGTCTTCCTCTTGTTTTAAATCGTTTAAGGAAAGCGCAGTGTCGCCCGTTTTTTCACGGGCCTGTTTCAATGCTTCTTCAGCAGTTTTGGCTACTACATAATCACCATTGTCGAGATAATATACCGGTATGCGGTGTCCCCAATACAACTGGCGCGATATACACCAATCCTGCACGTTCTCCATCCAATGGCGGTAAACGTTTTTAAATTTGGCAGGATGAAACTGCACTTCGTCGGACATCACTGCACCGAGTGCTACCTTAGCCATATCGGTCATCTTCAGAAACCATTGTGTTGAGAGTTTAGGCTCAATCACGGCACCTGTACGTTCCGAGCAGCCCACTTTATTGTCGTAGGGTTCTACTTTTATCAGGTGTCCTGCTTTTTGTAATTCTTCTTCAATTTCCTTTCGCACCACAAAACGGTCTTTGCCAACAAATATTTCAGCCGCTTCGTTTAGGGTGCCATCGTCGTTTAAAATATCTATGCTATCCAGGTTATGACGCATACCTATTTCGTAGTCGTTTAAATCGTGTGCCGGGGTAATTTTTAAACATCCTGTACCAAATTCCATATCCACATAATCATCTTCGATAATAGGTATGGAGCGGTTAATCAAAGGCACCAAAACGCGTTTCCCTTTTAGATGTTTAAAACGCTCGTCGTTGGGGTTTATACATACGGCGGTGTCGCCCAAAATGGTTTCGGGGCGGGTGGTGGCGATGGTTACACTTTCTTCTTCGCCTTCAATTGTATAGTTTAGATAATATAGTTTAGAGTGCACTTCTTTATAGACCACCTCTTCGTCGGAAACGGCGGTAAGCGCATCAGGATCCCAGTTAACCATGCGCACACCTCTGTAAATCAAGCCTTTTTGGTACAGTTGTACAAAGGTATCCAAAACAGCATCGCTTCGCGTTTCGTCCAAAGTAAAACAGGTGCGATCCCAATCGCATGAGGCACCCAGTTTTTTGAGTTGCTCAAGGATGATACCGCCGTGCTTATGAGTCCAGTCCCAGGCGTGGCTTAGGAACTCTTCTCGTGTTAGGTCAGCTTTATCGATACCCTCCTCTTTAAGTTTACTCACCACCTTGGCTTCGGTGGCTATGGAAGCATGGTCAGTTCCTGGAACCCAGCATGCATTTTTGCCCATCATACGGGCACGGCGCACTAAAATATCCTGTATGGTGTTGTTGAGCATATGCCCCATGTGCAACATCCCCGTTACGTTGGGCGGTGGGATTACAACGGTGTAAGGTTCGCGCTCGTCGGGTTCCGAATGAAAAAACTTCTGATCCATCCAGTATTTATACCACTTATCCTCCGTATGAGCAGGGTTGTAGGTGCTTGCTAATTCCATGTGTTTTAAATTATATTTTTTAGATAAGAGATAATAGGCGGAAAATAATTCGCGTAACCCCTAGTTCTATACCATAGCTAAGCTGTGGCGCAACAGGACGGGGTACTGTTATTTTTGTTATCTCTTAATTTATATTGCTTATGTTGTTTAATTCGTTTTTATCTCTTATCAATATGCAAAAATATAAAAATATAATACATGGGCTACAATCGCTCTCTATACAAATACTTCAATTCCATTTTTTATTCAAGTACGGATAGTTCCTCTTGCGTAATGGTTAATTCTATTTTTAATTAGGCCGGGTGTACGATAAGGGATAAAATAAAAATATGATTGGCTGTTTTTTATAAAAATTATAACATCGCTGGCAATTTAAACAACTATATCAGCGGGGTAATAGCTAAGGTAACTCAGCTCCCTGGTATTATGGTACGGGCGGAGATAAATAGGGGAGCCAAATATATTTCCGCTTCATCGATACATTGTATTTGTGCAAAATATCTTATATATTGTAGTAAACTTATTATTGAATAATGGACGCTCTATGATAGGGTTTACATTTTGTGGACATTAAATATTAATTTTTTAAAAAATATAAGCATGAGCTCAGGAAAAGTATTTTTAGGATTGTTGGCCGGATTTGCCGCCGGCACTTTATTAGGTATGTTATTCGCACCTCATAATTGTGATACAGAGAACGGAAAACACTTTTGGAGCAAGGGTAAGGAGGTTGACGAAAGAGATGAGAAATTCAATGATTTTATTGAGGATATTGCGGAGAAATTTGAAGATTTAAAAGAAGAAATCGCGGTTGACAAATCAAAAGCCAAGTAAAATAGATAAGCATACATCGCCTTACATCCTTGTAGTCGCTTTTAATGTTCGTTTATACTAATTTTTCACCTATCATTCCCGCCAAAAATCCCAGGGAGGCGCCAAGCGAGGTTAAATAATTTTTTTCCAATTTACTTTCGGGTATGATATCTTGTATCAGCAAATATAGTATTCCACCACTTGCAAAGGTCATCAGGTGGGCAGTAAGGTTGGGGTAGTTACTTAATACAAAATGCCCTGTCAGTGCACCTGCGATACCAAAGAAGCTTAAAATAAAAAAGATAGTTAAGGTTTTTTTAACCGAGAAACCACTATTTACCAGATCGCGGAAGGAGTTAAATGCTTCGGGCAGGTTTTGCAATCCGATGATGATAGCCAGCAGCGTGGCCATACCTGGATGAATGGCAAATACAGCGCCCAGGGCAATCGATTCAGGTACAAAGTCCATCATCATGGCTAACAATGTTGAGGTTTGGCCGCCCTTTTTATCCAGATACCTGTCGATGAACATAAAGATGACAGCTCCGGCTAAAAATGAAGCTGACATTGGCACTAACTTAAGCTCTTCCATGCCTTTGGGTATCAGTACTAATGCTAAGGCAGATAAAATAATACCGGCTCCAAATGAAATGAGCGTATGGGTTATTTCGTATTTTACCGGGCTTTCTTTAACATGATGGTTAAAGTAGTAAGCCAAAAGTCCTCCTATAAAGACCGTTATTCCTGCAAATCCCGAGAATAATATTATTTCCGACAACATAGTTTTTTATTTATCGCGAGGCATCTTTATCACTTTTGTTATGGCAGGTTAATACTCACCCGAACGCCCCATCTATGGAAATCAACATCTTTGAAACCTACAAAAACCCCAAGGTTGGCCACGAGAAATATCCGGCTAATACCATAACCTATTTCGTTATAATTTTCAAAGTCGGGTACACTAAGGTGGCCAAAATACAGGTCCTCGTTCCATAGTTTATCTTGTAAAAAGGGCAAGTTTTTAATAAACAGGTAGGGCATGGAATAACTAAAGTGGGCTTCTACAAACCATTTGTTGGTGCTGTAGCGATAGTCGTGGAGCAGGTTAAAGCTGTTGCTCCATTTTTTGAACGATACAGGCACCTCGGCTGTATTAAAATGACTGAACTGTGAAAAGTGCATTGACGTATGATCGAAGTAATAGCCCGCCCTGGCGTTGTAATTTATTTTGTACATTAAGCTCCAATCCAATTCCTGCTCAATGCCAAGTTCCATCATGTGATAACGCGATTGGGTGTTGAACACGGCATCGGTGGCTCCTTTGTAGGTGAGGGTAAAAGTAGGGTAATCGGAGCTGACCATTCGTTTAAAATTATTTTCTATCCGGTAAAAGTATCTTGGCGTATATACCAATTTCGATTCCACCTCAAAAGCCCTGCGGTTAATGAAATGAGAATTCAGATTCCGATCGAATACCTTATTGTTGAGGCTGTAGTTTTTCTCGGGGTAGGCAAAGGAATAATCTGTTGTATTATTAAGTAGATCCATGTCGCGGTACTTTAGGTCTATAAAAAAGCGTAAACCATTGGCCAAATCCCTTCGCCCGCCTAGCCATAAGTAATTATTTCGATACAGCTTCATGTAGTTATCTTTTAGCAACAAGGAGGAAGCCATGTTTACAAAGGGAGAAATGCCCGTTTCTTCGTTAAAATCGGTGCTCCATTGGCCACCATCAACAAAAAAGCGGGTGTGGTTTATGTGCTCTGTATCTATCTTTATCCTTGCTTTCCACATAAGTTCCTGTGGTCCAAAAGCGTATTTAATCTTCGGGTAAAAATCGAGCCGCATACCATTGCTCAACAATTTTTTTATGTCGGCTTTCTGACTGAATGTTAGGGCATCTACCGAGTTAAAGTTGAAAGCGGTGGGGTTAATCAGTCCATAATATTTTATCCTGAAAGTAGAGTCGTGGTTATAATGTTTTGTTCCGGCGATGGCTTTGGCTATGAGCTCAACAAAATGTGATGTTTCCTTTTTATATTCGATGCTGTCCTCGGTAAGTCCGGCCATGGCCAGGGTAAGCGAATCGCGTATGCCAAAGCTTTGTATTTCTTTTTTACTAAGCGGAATGGGGCGATATTTGTTCCAGTCGATAGAATCGGGGCTTATGGTGTCCGTTACAATTTGAAACAGGCTGTCGCGTGATTTTAACCTTAATCCGGATTCCGATAGCTCGCGGT from Saccharicrinis carchari includes these protein-coding regions:
- a CDS encoding valine--tRNA ligase, producing the protein MELASTYNPAHTEDKWYKYWMDQKFFHSEPDEREPYTVVIPPPNVTGMLHMGHMLNNTIQDILVRRARMMGKNACWVPGTDHASIATEAKVVSKLKEEGIDKADLTREEFLSHAWDWTHKHGGIILEQLKKLGASCDWDRTCFTLDETRSDAVLDTFVQLYQKGLIYRGVRMVNWDPDALTAVSDEEVVYKEVHSKLYYLNYTIEGEEESVTIATTRPETILGDTAVCINPNDERFKHLKGKRVLVPLINRSIPIIEDDYVDMEFGTGCLKITPAHDLNDYEIGMRHNLDSIDILNDDGTLNEAAEIFVGKDRFVVRKEIEEELQKAGHLIKVEPYDNKVGCSERTGAVIEPKLSTQWFLKMTDMAKVALGAVMSDEVQFHPAKFKNVYRHWMENVQDWCISRQLYWGHRIPVYYLDNGDYVVAKTAEEALKQAREKTGDTALSLNDLKQEEDVLDTWASSWIWPISVFDGFNTDNKEIDYYYPTNDLVTGHDIIFFWVARMIMAGYEFKGTYPFKNVYFTGMVRDKLGRKMSKQLGNSPDPLDLIAQFGADGVRVGMLLCSPAGGDLLFDEGLTEQGRNFANKIWNAFRLVKGWQVDSSIPQPESSIRGIEWFAHKLDQTLALVDDHFSKFRISDALMAVYTLFRDDFSSWYLEIVKPGYQQPIDTKTYTATIQNFDKMLRLLHPFMPFISEEIWQLLEDRKDGESIMVSDMPLAGKVDQNLLAGFELTKEAVTGVRNIRKQKNIPNKDAIALNILDNNGNYDKYFDSVLAKLANAEELIFVNEKVNGALSFMVKANEFFIPMGDLVDTEAEIARLEQDLKYNKGFLLSVTKKLSNERFVKGAPEKVVAIEKQKQADAEAKIKAIEESIASFKK
- a CDS encoding YtxH domain-containing protein, whose amino-acid sequence is MSSGKVFLGLLAGFAAGTLLGMLFAPHNCDTENGKHFWSKGKEVDERDEKFNDFIEDIAEKFEDLKEEIAVDKSKAK
- a CDS encoding ZIP family metal transporter gives rise to the protein MLSEIILFSGFAGITVFIGGLLAYYFNHHVKESPVKYEITHTLISFGAGIILSALALVLIPKGMEELKLVPMSASFLAGAVIFMFIDRYLDKKGGQTSTLLAMMMDFVPESIALGAVFAIHPGMATLLAIIIGLQNLPEAFNSFRDLVNSGFSVKKTLTIFFILSFFGIAGALTGHFVLSNYPNLTAHLMTFASGGILYLLIQDIIPESKLEKNYLTSLGASLGFLAGMIGEKLV
- a CDS encoding DUF5686 and carboxypeptidase regulatory-like domain-containing protein; this translates as MLSRYFQHNSSKNTFKKNIVPYRLKTLLLVLLINMAGTLVFSQVISGVITSSDGETIPFASIYIKELTTGTTTNAEGEYSIELPRGITHLSIQALGYIKVELEVNMQGADIRKDIVLKTQDYMIKEVRVYSGNEDPAYGIMRKTISLAPYFLRQVKHYRATVYLKGGFEMKNIPALFRRQLRNEGIEEGKTYVAESLNELTFNSPNQFVHKQISKRSTIPNNGEEQVLGFLNYSFYDSESELAISPVSRKAFSFYDFRYEGFFQQGEYFVNKIKVSPKRKNQQLFEGFIYIVDNLWNIHSVDLVNEQFLGKIHIKQVQEPVKGKAWLPVSYHFDVEVNKLGFNVTGNYRGSVKYKEVDLDFGLPVPTTLKKAYAKAEADKQILKEIESTQTQTKEQQKIESLLEKENISNREMKKLSRLMEQENQNRELSESGLRLKSRDSLFQIVTDTISPDSIDWNKYRPIPLSKKEIQSFGIRDSLTLAMAGLTEDSIEYKKETSHFVELIAKAIAGTKHYNHDSTFRIKYYGLINPTAFNFNSVDALTFSQKADIKKLLSNGMRLDFYPKIKYAFGPQELMWKARIKIDTEHINHTRFFVDGGQWSTDFNEETGISPFVNMASSLLLKDNYMKLYRNNYLWLGGRRDLANGLRFFIDLKYRDMDLLNNTTDYSFAYPEKNYSLNNKVFDRNLNSHFINRRAFEVESKLVYTPRYFYRIENNFKRMVSSDYPTFTLTYKGATDAVFNTQSRYHMMELGIEQELDWSLMYKINYNARAGYYFDHTSMHFSQFSHFNTAEVPVSFKKWSNSFNLLHDYRYSTNKWFVEAHFSYSMPYLFIKNLPFLQDKLWNEDLYFGHLSVPDFENYNEIGYGISRIFLVANLGVFVGFKDVDFHRWGVRVSINLP